The proteins below are encoded in one region of Coffea arabica cultivar ET-39 chromosome 4c, Coffea Arabica ET-39 HiFi, whole genome shotgun sequence:
- the LOC113739161 gene encoding uncharacterized protein: MELHELVDKAIKVEQWLKRRGTTRPNFSNTTYSTNRSFQPRNDFQPSPTARTPKPRFEGGKVGNSNGGKPPSPIPKFEEPRAQTGARDTRCFKCQGRGHIASQCPNQRSMIMLQNGKIVSEDEAEYDGMPPLEGGSDGESPNEEEFNAPDGHFGTALVAMRALTTRIKEEELQRENIFYTRCFVKQALCSVIIDSRSCTNVASSLMVDNLKLPTRDHLRPYKLQWLNNSREASHIVLGRPWQFDRQVTFDGVTNKYSFLYNSKKVTLAPLSPKQVHEDQLKLQQEYEKYCTKKKENMSAEAKKERKKAIDSLASKVKSEGKQMLLIKAKKVRKLMRDEQLVLTLVSKEVALNVHELDTNIPLEVVSLLQEYADIFPEDVPSGLPPLRSIEHQIDFIPRASLPNRPTYKSNLEETKELQRQVDELLGKGWAHESLTPCVVPVILVPKKDSMWRMCTDYRAVNAITVKYRHPIPRLDDMLDELHGAVFFTKINLKSGYHQIRIKERDEWKTAFKTKYGFYEWLVIPFELTNAPSTFMRLMNHVLHPFLRKFVVVYFDDILIYSKSYDEHLEHITAVMDVLRREKLYANLKKCNFCTNELVFLGFVISAQGMKVDDQKVKTIQEWPTPRSMGIRVGAVLNQGGKPIAYFSEKLNGDALNYSTYDKEYSLITSLDAKLLGFELIKELYAQDSDFSELYISCKHTRQGTLLLAAHEERCCTGGGALLCV, translated from the exons ATGGAGTTGCATGAGCTTGTTGACAAGGCCATTAAGGTCGAACAatggctcaagaggaggggaactACTCGACCAAATTTTAGCAATACCACATACTCCACGAACCGTTCGTTCCAACCAAGGAATGATTTTCAGCCTTCACCAACTGCTCGTACACCAAAGCCGAGATTCGAAGGAGGTAAGGTGGGCAATTCTAATGGTGGGAAACCACCCTCTCCTATTCCAAAATTTGAGGAGCCTAGGGCACAAACTGGAGCTCGTGATACtcgatgcttcaaatgccaaggtagAGGCCATATCGCTAGTCAATGCCCCAACCAAAGGTCTATGATTATGCTACAAAATGGCAAGATTGTGAGCGAAGATGAAGCCGAGTACGACGGCATGCCACCACTTGAAGGAGGTAGTGATGGTGAGTCGCCAAATGAAGAGGAATTTAATGCACCCGATGGTCACTTTGGGACTGCATTGGTTGCAATGAGAGCATTAACTACACGTATTAAGGAGGAAGAGCTTCAACgggagaacattttctacaccaGGTGCTTCGTCAAGCAAGCACTTTGTAGTGTGATTATTGATAGTAGGAGCTGCACAAATGTAGCTAGTTCACTCATGGTGGACAACTTGAAATTGCCTACAAGGGATCACCTACGACCCTACAAACTCCAGTGGCTCAACAATTCTAGAGAG GCTAGTCATATTGTACTAGGTAGGCCGTGGCAGTTTGACAGGCAGGTAACTTTTGATGGCGTGACTAACAAGTATAGCTTCTTGTACAATAGTAAGAAAGTCACCCTAGCCCCCCTTTCCCCAAAACAAGTGCATGAAGACCAATTGAAATTGCAACAGGAGTATGAGAAGTATTgtacaaaaaagaaagaaaatatgagCGCCGAAGcaaaaaaggagaggaaaaaggcTATAGATAGCTTGGCAAGTaaggtaaaatccgagggaaAACAAATGCTCCTGATAAAAGCCAAGAAAGTGAGAAAGTTAATGAGAGATGAGCAGCTGGTTCTTACGCTTGTTAGCAAAGAAGTAGCTCTGAATGTGCATGAACTTGATACTAACATACCTCTTGAGGTTGTGTCTCTTTTGCAGGAGTATGCTGACATCTTTCCCGAGGACGTGCCAAGTGGATTGCCACCACTTAGGAGCATTGAGCATCAGATTGATTTCATCCCTAGAGCTTCATTGCCAAATCGACCAACTTACAAGAGCAATCTGGAGGAGACTAAGGagttgcaaaggcaagtggatGAGTTGCTCGGCAAAGGATGGGCACATGAGAGTTTGACCCCGTGTGTTGTCCCAGTCATTTTAGTGCCCAAGAAAGATAGTATGTGGAGGATGTGTACCGACTATAGAGCTGTAAATGCCATCACGGTAAAGTATCGCCACCCTATACCTCGcttagatgatatgcttgatgagttACATGGGGCTGTGTTCTTTACCAAAATTAATCTCAAAAGTGGTTACCATCAAATTAGGATTAAAGAgagggatgaatggaaaactgccTTCAAAACTAAGTATGGATTCTATGAATGGTTAGTGATACCTTTTGagctaactaatgcacctagtacttTTATGAGATTAATGAATCATGTGCTGCATCCATTCTTGAGAAAATTTGTggtagtttactttgatgatatcctAATATATAGCAAGTCTTACGATGAACACCTTGAGCATATTACGGCGGTTATGGATGTACTTCGACGAGAGAAGCTTTATGCCAATCTCAAGAAGTGCAATTTCTGCactaatgagcttgtgtttctaGGATTTGTTATAAGTGCGCAGGGAATGAAGGTGGATGATCAAAAGGTGAAAACTATTCAAGAGTGGCCAACACCAAGGTCTATGG GTATTAGAGTTGGAGCTGTGTTGAACCAAGGTGGAAAGCCTattgcctactttagtgagaaactcaaTGGGGATGCACTGAATTACTCAACTTATGATAAAGA GTACTCTCTAATCACTTCTTTAGATGCTAAGTTGTTGGGATTTGAGCTAATTAAAGAACTCTATGCACAAGATAGTGACTTCAGTGAGCTATACATTTCTTGCAAACACACCAGGCAAg GAACACTTTTACTGGCCGCACATGAGGAGAGATGTTGCACGGGTGGTGGAGCGCTGCTTTGCGTGTAA